The region ACTTCAAAATTTAGCATGCAACCAAATAAAAATATAAAGAGAACAAGAGCGCAAGAATCTACAAATGCCATAGAAAAATTATACATTTCTATGCGTCATTTATTTAGTAGAGGTTTCTATAAACCGATGGGTATTTCAGGAGAAACGCTGCGCAAATCATTATTGCTTTTGCGTCCAGAAATCTATGGTTCTATTGCAGAAGAAAGATTAGAGTTAGATGGTTTAGTCTATGTTATAGAAAGACTCCCGGAAGGAATTGAAGAATGTCAATTCATTAATTTGACTGCGGATGAAGGGTATAAAAATTCGCATTTCGAGCCTATAATTCCGTCTAAAAGAAGAAGAAATTGTTATCGAATAGACAAAGACCAAATGAATATTGAGATTACCAGAGGAAGATCTGAAATCTATGATATTTTAACACACCTTACTTTTTTATTTATAGAGTCTCACAAAATTCAAGAACGTGTTTCTTTGCATGATGGCGAAGATTATATTAGAGAATGGAAACATTTAGAAGATGTTGTTTTGCATCAAAAGAAAACATCTGAAAAAGAAATAGAGGTTTTAATTGTGCATTTAGGCAATATATTAGGAAGAACTTTTGATGAAGTTTCAGGAATCTATAAATTTTTCAGTACCGCAGAAAATCCGAATAAATTTTTTAATTTAATTTATTGGTTAGGTAAACTTGCCATTAATGAACTTGAGGATAATAAAAAAAGAACGGTTACTTTTAGTTCTGTTTTAATTGAAGAAATTGGGCATCATATTTACGGAGAAATTTGGGCAAATAATATTAAATTTATTTTAGAAAAACATAGTTTACTGCAAAGACCAATTCATATTATAAGTGCAAATATGCACAGTGTTATGAATTCAATTTATGCAAAAGGGGCTTTGCCAGAAGAATCTGAAAAAAATAAAAATTTTGAATTATTTCAGTTGTTAAGCAACTCTAATAGTAAATCGTTGCAGAAAAAAGTTAAAGACTTTGCCTCCGAACACGGATTAATTTATGTTAAAGATAATTCAGGAACCAATATTAATGTTCAAATAATTGATACAAATAAAATAAACTTTGATGTTTCTTCGTTTAAAAAAGAAAATTCATTTTCAGAGAATGCGGTTATTATTGTAATGGATTATGCTTTTGGTGAGCAGGCTTATGAAACTATGGACGAACTATTGAAGCCTTACCATGTTGATAATGATAAGATTCACTTAGATATAAAGTCTATTTCTATTATGGGTAAAGCGGGTATTTTAGAAGGAGGAAAAGGAGATATAATGATTCCTTCTGCTCATATTTTTGAAGGTACAGCAGACAATTATCCGTTTAAAAATGAATTAAAGAAAGAGAATTTAGAAGGTTTTGGTGTTCAAGTTTTTGACGGCTCTATGATTTCAGTTTTAGGAACATCGCTTCAAAATAGAGATTTGTTAAAGTTTTTTCATGATTCTACTTGGAATGTAATTGGTTTAGAAATGGAAGGAGCGCATTATCAAAAGGCAATACAATCTGCATCAAAAATTAGAGGAAATATCTCTAAAGATATAAAAATAAGGTACGCATATTATGCATCAGACAACCCATTAGAAACCGGAGCAACATTGGCTTCTGGTGGATTAGGCATGACAGGGGTAATTCCTACCTATGCTATTACTCAAAGAATATTAGAACAAATTTTTTAACAGATATAAATCGATCTATAACGACGTCAACCTATGGCAACCAACCAACCAACGAACAATAACGAAGAAGAAGTAGATTTAGGCTCTTTATTTGTAATTATTGGAAAAGGTTTTTCTAGACTATTCAATTTTATTGGAAGCATATTCAAAGGCATCTTTGATTTTTTTATTTTGATTTTAATCTTTTTAAAAGAAAATTTAATAAAGATTGCTATTGCCGGATGTATTGGACTGATCATTGGGTTGTTTATCGAAACTAAAAAACCAGTAGTGTACGGCTCAGATTTATTAGTAGAGCCAAACTTTAAAAGTGCTAGACAATTATATAATAATGTGAATTATTACAATGATTTAGTAAAACAAAAAGATACTATTAGTTTAGAAAACACTTTTAAAATAGATAAAGAAACTGCTGCTTCTCTTAAGAAATTTGAAATTGAACCCATTATAAATGATACTGATATCATAAACGCATATAATGAGTTTATATTAGAGGTAGATACCGCAACTGTAAGAAGTTACACTTTTCAAGATTTCAAGCTCTCTTTTACAGATTTAGATTATAGAATTCATAAAATAAAAGTTGTAGCAGAAAAAAATAATGTTTTTAGAAAGTTAGATGATATTATTATTTCATCAGTTGTCAGTAATAAGTATTTTGAGCGGATAAAAGAATTGACCAATGAAAATTTAAATAGAACAGATTCTATGTATCGTCAAAACCTAGCTCAAATAGATTCTTTGAGAAAAGTTTATATGCAGGTGATGATAGAGGAGGCTAAAAAGGAAACATCTGGAACTAGTATTGATTTAGGAGGAGAGAGCAGAACAGCAAAAGAATTAGAGCTTTTTGAAACAAATAAAAGAATTAATAAAAATTTAGAAGATATAGCTTTAGAAAAATCTAATAAGTACGAAGTAATCAATGTGATTTCAAATTTTCAACCAATTGGTTATGAAATTAAAGGGATTACTAAAAACTATGTTTTTTTATTAGCTGCCTTGGGTGTAGGTTTAATGATTTTGTTTTTGTTATTATTACAATTAAATGAGTATTTAAAGAACTATAAAAAATAAGGAATCAAAATATTCTTAGTAGTATTGGAGCAAAGGTTTTATGGGTTTTAATTTTCTTTCTTAAATTATTAGAAATAAGGAGTTTTTCCAGAAAGTTCCACAAGATTACTGCTTCATTGTTTAGATTAGTTTAACAAAATTCCATATTAATGTGTCTTTTAGCGATATAATTTTAACCATCCTATCTGTTTTTTAAATAAACATAAACCATTTCATCGATAAGAAAAAATTGTAAAACTTAATGTTTACATTTTCAAATTTATTAAAGCGAGGTAGTAATTATTTGCTATTAATTTTACTGGCAAGGAGTATGCCGCTAACATTGGTGGGTACTTATTCTGCCTATATAAATGCATTTAGTTTGGTCTTATTAATCTCGAATTTTGGTTTTAGCGAGTATCTTCTTGTAAATTCTGGTAGTAAAAAAAAACTAAAATTTAATTCAATTTTTTTTTTAGAGCTTTCTCTTTTAATTTTTTTCGTAATATTGATATTGACAAGCTTGATTCCCCTGCAGAATAAAGTTCTAGCTATGCTTATTTTGATAAAGTTATATTTTGAAACCAGTGTATATAATATGATTTTATCTTTTTTTCAGGTAAAACAAAAGATTTTTATTGTAGCTGCAATAAATTTAATTTCAGC is a window of Polaribacter litorisediminis DNA encoding:
- a CDS encoding DUF6909 family protein; protein product: MQPNKNIKRTRAQESTNAIEKLYISMRHLFSRGFYKPMGISGETLRKSLLLLRPEIYGSIAEERLELDGLVYVIERLPEGIEECQFINLTADEGYKNSHFEPIIPSKRRRNCYRIDKDQMNIEITRGRSEIYDILTHLTFLFIESHKIQERVSLHDGEDYIREWKHLEDVVLHQKKTSEKEIEVLIVHLGNILGRTFDEVSGIYKFFSTAENPNKFFNLIYWLGKLAINELEDNKKRTVTFSSVLIEEIGHHIYGEIWANNIKFILEKHSLLQRPIHIISANMHSVMNSIYAKGALPEESEKNKNFELFQLLSNSNSKSLQKKVKDFASEHGLIYVKDNSGTNINVQIIDTNKINFDVSSFKKENSFSENAVIIVMDYAFGEQAYETMDELLKPYHVDNDKIHLDIKSISIMGKAGILEGGKGDIMIPSAHIFEGTADNYPFKNELKKENLEGFGVQVFDGSMISVLGTSLQNRDLLKFFHDSTWNVIGLEMEGAHYQKAIQSASKIRGNISKDIKIRYAYYASDNPLETGATLASGGLGMTGVIPTYAITQRILEQIF